In Aegilops tauschii subsp. strangulata cultivar AL8/78 chromosome 3, Aet v6.0, whole genome shotgun sequence, one genomic interval encodes:
- the LOC141021068 gene encoding uncharacterized protein gives MQEEGPPDAVRGALCAHLDILPRLSWCEDDQGRSMEDGITLERDEFLAVCPNWCYGKDESWAALVDLWCDEAGAWAAMRVKNKANRGKEGVHAQGNRNHYLHKAVNEEKLKRPLSHMQAWEIAHTRKDPKPGEPKYYGKKTAHRKKAYSDGYLALHPDTPDPIAADLDERVVVGMGPKEHGREAVLDAVITPTISYTQLRRIDPTLSQRTSTPMSSAPSLSLFQEQQTAYMEYTRQETMAWHDRLHAYHQQRDREMQHAFQEMAAGRCPQWPSAEGPPAQPVLLTFEEFVAQNAGPSPGTGGSTVGGGLRSTPETRSPTTPIHGGGGGRGGGLGGSAAASSDDLGFGGLGGDDLRGARRPGA, from the exons ATGCAAGAAGAAGGCCCGCCAGATGCAGTACGAGGTGCGCTATGTGCCCATCTCGACATACTACCACGACTATcttggtgtgaagatgaccaaggaagaagcaTGGAGGATGGCATTACCTTGGAGAGGGACGAGTTCTTGGCG gtgtgtccaaattggtgttatggaaaagacgagtcctgggcggcattggtggatctttggtgtgatgaggctggagcctgggcggctatgagagtcaaaaacaaggctaaccgagggaaggagggagtacatgctcagggaaaccgaaaccactatctccacaaggcagttaat gaggagaaactgaagcggccgctctcacacatgcaggcgtgggagatcgcccatacgcggaaggaccccaagcctggcgagcccaagtactacggcaagaagaccgcgcataggaagaaggcctactccgatgggtatctggcgttacatcctgacacacctgaccccattgcggcggatctggacgaaagggtggtggtgggcatgggaccgaaggagcacggtcgggaggcggttctcgatgctgtgatcactcctactatctcctacacacagctccgtcggatcgacccgaccctgagccagcgcacgagcacgcccatgagcagtgcaccgtcactgtccctctttcaggagcagcaaact gcctacatggagtacacacgccaggagaccatggcgtggcaCGACCGCCTTCATGCATACCATCAGCAGAGGGATCGCGAGATGCAGCACGCTTTTCAGGAAATGGCGGCCGGCAGGTGTCCTCAATGGCCATCAGCAGAGGGTCCTCCAGCACAACCAGTGCTGCTGACCTTTGAGGAGTTTGTGGCACAGAACGCTGGCCCCTCGCCG GGAACAGGTGGATCTACCGTTGGCGGTGGTCTTCGCAGCACTCCCGAGACACGGAGCCCGACCACTCCGAtccacggaggcggaggcggacgTGGAGGCGGTCTTGGCGGTAGCGCTGCCGCTAGCAGTGACGACCTGGGCTTCGGCGGTCTTGGCGGTGACGACCTCCGCGGTGCTCGACGTCCTGGCGCTTAA